The following proteins are co-located in the Pseudomonas sp. DY-1 genome:
- a CDS encoding DUF1656 domain-containing protein: MPREIALHGVYLPSLTLLFLVAFLLGWALDRLFAWCGLYRHAWHPALLRVGLFTCLYGALALTIYR; the protein is encoded by the coding sequence ATGCCGCGTGAAATCGCACTGCACGGTGTCTACCTGCCGAGCCTGACCCTTTTGTTCCTGGTGGCGTTCCTGCTCGGCTGGGCGCTGGATCGACTGTTCGCCTGGTGTGGCCTCTACCGCCACGCCTGGCACCCGGCGCTGCTCCGTGTCGGCCTGTTCACCTGCCTGTATGGCGCCCTGGCGCTGACCATCTACCGTTGA
- a CDS encoding DUF2790 domain-containing protein, which produces MKALALLVLAGMSAFALAEEPAESTVAGEPVIEQYHYGMELDIAKVLSRSEISDVCGVVPAYMTYEDHQGKVHRLEYVVFGQGCSNG; this is translated from the coding sequence ATGAAAGCTCTTGCCTTGCTGGTTCTTGCCGGCATGTCTGCCTTCGCCTTGGCTGAAGAGCCGGCAGAATCCACTGTCGCCGGGGAACCCGTGATCGAGCAGTATCACTACGGGATGGAACTTGATATCGCCAAAGTTCTTTCTCGAAGTGAAATTTCCGATGTCTGCGGCGTGGTTCCGGCCTATATGACCTACGAAGATCATCAGGGCAAAGTTCATCGCCTGGAATATGTGGTTTTTGGCCAGGGTTGCAGTAACGGTTGA
- a CDS encoding FUSC family protein produces the protein MVRTFNRALVDWARSDGLTWAFIFKALLTAFLALWLAYRLELPQPGTVLVTVFIVMQPQSGQVLAKSFYRIIGTLLGLAVMVALIALFNQERVLFMLCLAIWIGLCTAGAARYRDFRGYACVLAGYTAVMIGLPATSHPDDAFMLALWRVLEISLGILCTGLVNGLILPQSTSTDLRNTLHGRFRDFAAFACEGLAGGLDTGRFDASNARFAAAAVNLENMRNATAFEDPHMRMRSGRLARLNNEFMVLSTRFHGLHQLLRRLANSPAPEVGASSAREGSESMEFASRAGSYGSMVLDALQPCLAEVSRLLAPLRDRLSSEADATRLAIRLEACKQELMQLIRSGRAQLAVQQPSEAQSLDYDTAAELLYRFADDLHSYAQTHASLLDDHHAREQWKESFRPRANAVAAAVAGLRSSLLILLLGAFWMATAWPSGGTFAMTIGMVSALASSSSNPRRLSLQLTLGASAGACLGIFMTFRVLPEIDGFALLCCALAPVVALGAYLLARPQLAGAGLGLLIWFCMNSMPANQTLFDPHRVLNEYLASVISMALATAAAAVLLPPNRPWLWRRLERDLRMCVVRAVSGRMKGLVSGFESGTRDLLNQAYLYSAGRPDVQRQLLRWMFLVQEVGHAVIEMRLEQARLPALSCYAESMPWRNAIRAMGRALIRLFIQPSETNRQRALFAVEQAIDSVRSTAEPCAPQFETSPLRRLQSYLHFIRTSLLDPQNPLGGDAATTYPQGTVHAA, from the coding sequence ATGGTTCGAACCTTCAACCGCGCGCTGGTCGATTGGGCGCGCAGTGACGGCCTGACCTGGGCCTTCATCTTCAAGGCCCTGCTCACCGCCTTCCTCGCCCTCTGGCTGGCCTATCGCCTGGAACTGCCGCAACCGGGCACCGTGCTGGTGACCGTGTTCATCGTCATGCAGCCGCAGAGCGGACAGGTCCTGGCCAAGAGCTTCTACCGCATCATCGGCACCTTGCTGGGGCTGGCCGTGATGGTGGCGCTGATCGCCCTGTTCAATCAGGAGCGGGTGCTGTTCATGCTCTGCCTGGCCATCTGGATCGGCCTGTGCACGGCCGGCGCCGCGCGCTACCGGGATTTCCGTGGCTACGCATGCGTACTGGCGGGCTACACGGCGGTGATGATCGGCCTGCCGGCCACCTCGCACCCGGACGATGCCTTCATGCTCGCGCTCTGGCGGGTCCTGGAGATCAGCCTGGGCATTCTTTGCACCGGCCTGGTCAACGGCCTGATCCTGCCGCAGAGCACCAGTACCGACCTGCGCAACACCTTGCATGGACGTTTCCGCGACTTCGCCGCTTTCGCCTGCGAAGGGCTGGCCGGCGGCCTCGATACCGGACGCTTTGATGCCAGCAACGCGCGCTTTGCGGCCGCCGCCGTGAATCTCGAGAACATGCGTAACGCCACCGCCTTCGAAGATCCGCACATGCGCATGCGCAGTGGGCGCCTGGCGCGCCTGAACAACGAATTCATGGTGCTTTCCACCCGTTTCCATGGCCTGCACCAGTTGCTGCGGCGCCTGGCCAACTCGCCTGCACCAGAGGTGGGAGCGAGCTCTGCTCGCGAAGGCTCGGAGTCGATGGAGTTCGCTAGCAGAGCTGGCTCCTACGGGAGCATGGTGCTCGACGCTTTGCAGCCTTGCCTCGCGGAAGTTTCACGGCTGCTCGCGCCGCTGCGTGACCGCCTGAGCAGCGAGGCTGACGCGACCCGACTCGCCATCCGCCTGGAGGCCTGCAAGCAAGAGCTGATGCAGTTGATCCGTAGCGGTCGCGCGCAGCTTGCCGTGCAGCAGCCCAGTGAAGCCCAGAGCCTGGATTACGACACGGCTGCCGAGCTGCTCTACCGCTTTGCCGATGACCTGCACAGCTACGCTCAGACCCATGCCTCGCTGTTGGATGACCACCATGCCCGCGAGCAGTGGAAAGAAAGCTTCCGACCCCGCGCCAACGCCGTGGCTGCGGCCGTGGCGGGACTGCGCAGCAGCCTGCTGATCCTGCTGCTCGGCGCCTTCTGGATGGCCACCGCCTGGCCCAGCGGCGGTACCTTCGCCATGACCATCGGCATGGTTTCGGCGCTGGCATCATCCTCGTCCAATCCTCGGCGCCTTTCACTGCAACTCACCCTGGGTGCCAGCGCGGGCGCTTGCCTGGGCATCTTCATGACTTTCCGTGTCCTGCCCGAGATCGACGGCTTCGCGTTGCTCTGCTGTGCCCTGGCGCCGGTCGTCGCGCTGGGTGCCTACCTGCTGGCGCGACCGCAACTGGCAGGTGCCGGGCTGGGCCTGCTGATCTGGTTCTGCATGAACTCCATGCCGGCCAACCAGACACTGTTCGACCCGCACCGGGTGCTCAACGAATACCTGGCCTCGGTGATTTCCATGGCGCTGGCGACCGCGGCCGCCGCGGTGCTACTGCCGCCCAACCGGCCCTGGCTGTGGCGGCGCCTGGAGCGCGACCTGCGCATGTGCGTGGTGCGTGCCGTGAGCGGTCGGATGAAGGGGCTGGTGTCCGGTTTCGAAAGCGGCACCCGCGACCTGTTGAATCAGGCCTACCTGTATTCCGCCGGACGCCCGGACGTGCAGCGCCAGTTGCTGCGCTGGATGTTCCTGGTGCAGGAAGTGGGGCATGCAGTGATCGAGATGCGCCTGGAGCAGGCGCGCCTGCCGGCGCTCTCCTGCTATGCCGAATCCATGCCCTGGCGCAATGCCATCCGTGCCATGGGCCGGGCACTGATCCGGCTGTTCATCCAGCCTTCGGAAACCAACCGCCAGCGCGCTCTGTTCGCCGTGGAACAGGCCATCGACAGCGTGCGCAGCACCGCCGAGCCATGCGCGCCGCAGTTCGAAACCTCGCCCCTGCGACGCTTGCAGAGTTACCTGCACTTCATCCGTACTTCGCTGCTGGACCCTCAGAATCCGCTGGGCGGCGATGCAGCGACGACGTATCCGCAAGGAACCGTCCATGCCGCGTGA
- a CDS encoding HlyD family secretion protein: MSLKRIISVGATLLILALAVVLVRTLWQHYMDSPWTRDGRVRADVINIAPDVAGLVVDVPVRDNQQVEAGDLLLRIDPSHYAVVVEQAEALVAARKAALAMRKVNADRRAEMDDLVVSRESREDAGHLAAAALAEYQEAVSALDAAKLNLARTEVRAPVAGHITNLNVYKGDFAERGEASMALVDEQSYYVNGYFEETRLPRIKVGDLAELRLMSGERLTGRVDSIARGIYDRDNPESRELIADVNPTFNWVRLAQRVPVRIHLDEVPEGVLLAAGMTCTVVIGEKGARPETTGWLDGLLFAQ; this comes from the coding sequence ATGTCCCTGAAACGAATCATCAGTGTCGGCGCGACCCTGCTCATCCTCGCGCTGGCGGTCGTGCTGGTGCGCACCCTCTGGCAGCACTACATGGACTCGCCCTGGACCCGCGACGGTCGCGTGCGCGCCGATGTGATCAACATCGCCCCGGACGTGGCCGGCCTGGTGGTGGACGTGCCGGTACGCGACAACCAGCAGGTAGAGGCCGGTGACCTGCTGTTGCGCATCGACCCGTCCCACTACGCAGTAGTAGTGGAGCAGGCCGAAGCCCTGGTGGCGGCCCGCAAGGCGGCGCTCGCCATGCGCAAGGTCAATGCCGACCGCCGCGCCGAGATGGACGACCTGGTGGTATCCCGCGAGAGCCGCGAAGACGCCGGCCACCTGGCCGCCGCCGCCCTGGCTGAATACCAGGAGGCTGTCTCCGCCCTGGATGCCGCCAAGCTCAACCTGGCGCGAACCGAAGTCCGGGCGCCGGTGGCTGGGCATATCACCAACCTCAACGTCTACAAGGGCGACTTCGCCGAGCGCGGCGAAGCCAGCATGGCCCTGGTGGACGAGCAGTCCTACTACGTCAACGGCTACTTCGAAGAGACCCGCCTGCCACGCATCAAGGTAGGGGATCTTGCCGAACTCAGGCTGATGAGCGGCGAGCGCCTCACCGGGCGAGTGGACAGCATCGCCCGTGGCATCTACGACCGCGATAACCCGGAAAGCCGCGAGCTGATCGCCGACGTGAACCCGACGTTCAACTGGGTGCGACTGGCCCAGCGGGTGCCGGTGCGCATCCACCTGGACGAGGTTCCCGAAGGCGTGCTGCTGGCTGCCGGCATGACCTGCACCGTGGTGATAGGGGAGAAGGGCGCCAGGCCGGAAACTACCGGCTGGCTCGATGGATTGCTGTTCGCACAGTAA